The following are from one region of the Stigmatella ashevillena genome:
- a CDS encoding choice-of-anchor D domain-containing protein: MSPTARQMLARSDASVTVPTLKWAEAEDKCFTCQNVGKKALCSSETSLWANGLTFRDPLPAGSVLVKIEASVRGLLIDNSPAGPTTVSAFLNDAGSQFGSYSAGLGSCSGTPICRQYEAASTYKEEGFGSSEYVYGGWNTLKLSVPAAANYCVSYVDLKLVYAIPRLVFSRSTVDFGRQKIGGRGDAGDEIVKVYGDPDSGVLLKLGACSTSVPDGGSNPFSVVGTTCVGEEPTPEIPLEIKVRFQPTETGSVTGTLLVDSNDPTHPGSVELTGYGLASAIDVINPGDAGLVFPEQTVGIPSSLDVTLRNVSAEALTVTPSITSDGGVSPFSVAAGGFPVSADGGVLSVTFTPVDGGEAFSTLLLASNQAGDPGVEVLLKGTGVSPKRVMDEGPLEFGEVQLQAYKDLLVTVKAGGTGTLILSGVAVTLADGGVAPYTVDLDGGAHTVPAGSSGLTMNVKFSPTAMGGASGILKFKTNEESDRDVEVPLKGTGVQSQVLVEPSALAFQEQTVNSPRQLPVVVKNPGTGTLSVTNISVLSGDGGVVGTRPYSVLDAGAFQVPAQDGGVLQVQFHPQDGGLYEGILRLKTNAPGQGQVDVRLTGEGVRPLIAVDPSPVAFGEQTVNWERDISVQVRNDGTGKLVVSKIAIDAGTGATPYTVDAQTLEVPKGEAKDIHVRFKPIDGGFVENQLIFTTNKEGTPNTTVLLRGTGVSPKRVMDEGPLEFGEVQLQAYKDLPVTVRAGGTGTLILTGVAVTLADGGVAPYTVDLDGGAHTVPAGSSGLTMNVKFSPTAMGGASGILKFKTNEESDRDVEVPLEGTGVQSQVLVEPSALAFQEQTVNSPRQLPVVVKNPGTGTLSVTNISVLSGDGGVVGTRPYSVLDAGAFQVPAQDGGVLQVQFHPQDGGLYEGILRLKTNAPGQGQVDVRLTGEGVRPLIAVDPSPVAFGEQTVNWERDISVQVRNDGTGKLVVSKIAIDAGTGATPYTVDAQTLEVPKGEAKDIHVRFKPIDGGFVENQLIFTTNKEGTPNTTVLLRGTGVSPKRVMDEGPLEFGEVQLQAYKDLPVTVKAGGTGTLILTGVAVTLADGGVAPYTVDLDGGAHTVPAGSSGLTMNVKFSPTAMGGASGILKFKTNEESDRDVEVPLEGTGVQSQVLVEPSALAFQEQTVNSPRQLPVVVKNPGTGTLSVTNISVLSGDGGVVGTRPYSVLDAGAFQVPAQDGGVLQVQFHPQDGGLYEGILRLKTNAPGQGQVDVRLTGEGVRPLIAVDPSPVAFGEQTVNRGRDISVQVRNDGTGKLVVSKIAIDAGTGVSPYTVDAQTLEVPKGGSRDIHVRFEPTDGGFVENQLIFTTNKEGTPNTTVLLRGTGISPQRVMDGGPLEFGPVRVSSTRSLPVTVKAGGTGTLILTGVAVTLVDGGVAPYTVDLDGGAHNVPAGSGGLTMNVRFSPTAKGDVPGFLKFQTNEESDRNVEVPLVGNGVTLLSANTDGGILEFGPVPKGGKGSIVVSLENTSNLPITLSQPSLSPPFSFEIGSLVINKGTQTFKVHFSPEVDQEFSQQLILESDADNSPLTWELKGRGIVARAHLSHSSSDAGISSYDFGAVRAGDGDGGTGSTVQQTFRLSNTGEAALTISQPPFIPGDGGVFSYLGASGVTIPPGQGFNFEVSFTPKAEQSYSAELVINSNADNSPTKLFLQGVGSSSKLMVSRPDIPFGDVRVGSESAKAPVTITNSGLAPAFIQSIPIQGPFRVMCAPADGGSDGGLGCDLPRQVTSGQPFTFYVSFKPSQPGEVDGGQLTITNDLNASLKVSLTGKGTVASMNVVPSQLTFGSQVVSSDGGSQTVTIYNNGIADLSISRIDFVDKSVFKIDPPEAAPSEGSPLVIGGGTNKTLNVLFVPKNIGPVLEANGMSIVSDAFANATASVGLSGTGIDGQLVMVDAGVISFSEVEVGGSPGQKSVTLQNMGGHRVVIQKVVKPSNAPFDVLGLEGVADGGTVVLNPLESRVVTISFNPQSRGYSVASATIETDAVVSKILNLSMDGTGVGAAMGALPESLKFGRANVGEFATKEFSITNVGERNLNVFDIIIEAAAPDGGSAPDAGADGGSFLAFTLDESDGGSPPFVVRDGGSARVRLKFSPQELGPHTAQAVIQASVKNGQDHWRIPLEGEGTSPSMLLSPDGGVLNCGSTPVDQPSAPVSLTISNSAQSTGTLVVDKVSLAGADSTFFKTSASTKSITLAPGASEQVLVWLEPGGQERAFSAQLMISSNDLSKPNEKVLLFGQGGLSKIDSPARLDFGQQLLRHVSARRMVSIVNNNTSAVTLADVLIQGEGASQFTFARELPRFPHTLYDVSARAADGGVALNQLDLELTFTPVAEKVMPAQLKLRFSSPVLERTVDLLGQGIPSVLSLSPTALEFDVVRAGRSGEAQSKTLTVLNVSSDPIILDELGVQRKVGEPFQIEVPGANGGWPDGGWLEPNKSVPVKVTYDPKVETVSETTLVFGTTTPVDPRAVNVLLKGSATKLVLRVEPGSLEFGRVDMGARQQEPKVVTITNASSSPQLAIVALRDNTGTSFVLDTSELVDAILPEESASFTVNFVPDSVSLVENELEVRLQGESEPEARVRVSGQGRNLTGQGGGCSFGSTEAGSAGVLALLALLVLMSRRRHG; encoded by the coding sequence ATGTCCCCGACCGCGCGCCAGATGCTCGCGCGATCGGACGCGTCCGTGACGGTGCCGACCCTGAAGTGGGCGGAGGCAGAGGACAAGTGCTTTACCTGTCAGAATGTCGGTAAAAAAGCGCTCTGCTCCTCCGAGACCTCCCTCTGGGCCAATGGGCTGACTTTTCGGGATCCGCTTCCCGCGGGCAGCGTGTTGGTCAAAATCGAGGCTTCGGTCCGCGGACTGCTCATCGACAATTCGCCAGCAGGCCCTACCACGGTGAGCGCCTTCTTGAACGATGCCGGTTCACAGTTTGGTTCTTACAGTGCGGGCCTGGGCTCATGCTCTGGGACGCCCATCTGCCGCCAGTATGAGGCCGCATCCACATACAAAGAAGAGGGATTTGGCAGCAGCGAGTATGTCTATGGAGGTTGGAATACGCTGAAGTTGAGTGTCCCTGCAGCGGCCAACTACTGCGTCTCCTATGTCGACCTCAAGCTTGTCTATGCGATACCCCGCCTCGTGTTTTCAAGAAGCACGGTGGACTTTGGCAGACAGAAAATAGGAGGGAGAGGGGATGCGGGGGACGAGATAGTAAAGGTCTATGGCGATCCCGATAGCGGCGTGTTGCTCAAGCTCGGGGCATGCAGCACCAGCGTGCCTGATGGAGGAAGCAATCCTTTCAGCGTTGTAGGCACCACGTGTGTGGGGGAAGAGCCGACGCCTGAGATTCCGCTGGAAATCAAGGTGAGGTTCCAGCCTACGGAGACAGGTTCGGTGACAGGGACCCTCCTGGTTGACAGCAATGATCCCACCCATCCAGGCAGTGTGGAACTCACCGGTTATGGATTGGCATCCGCCATTGACGTCATCAACCCTGGCGACGCAGGGCTTGTCTTTCCCGAGCAGACGGTAGGCATCCCCTCCTCGTTGGATGTGACGCTCAGAAATGTGAGCGCCGAAGCATTGACCGTGACTCCCTCCATCACAAGTGATGGCGGTGTCTCTCCTTTCAGCGTGGCGGCGGGCGGGTTCCCGGTGTCGGCTGACGGCGGGGTGCTCTCGGTGACGTTCACCCCCGTCGATGGAGGGGAAGCTTTCTCAACCCTCCTTCTTGCCTCCAATCAGGCGGGAGATCCGGGAGTCGAGGTTCTGCTGAAAGGAACGGGAGTCAGTCCGAAGCGGGTGATGGACGAAGGACCGCTCGAGTTCGGTGAAGTGCAGTTGCAGGCATACAAGGACCTTCTGGTGACGGTGAAGGCAGGGGGGACAGGGACGTTGATCCTCTCCGGGGTGGCGGTCACCTTGGCGGATGGAGGAGTGGCGCCCTACACGGTGGACTTGGACGGAGGGGCTCACACCGTGCCGGCTGGTAGCAGTGGGCTGACCATGAACGTGAAGTTCTCTCCGACGGCAATGGGAGGGGCCTCAGGGATTCTGAAGTTCAAGACGAATGAGGAGAGTGATCGCGACGTGGAGGTGCCCTTGAAGGGCACCGGTGTGCAGTCCCAGGTGCTGGTGGAGCCTTCGGCGCTGGCATTCCAAGAGCAGACGGTGAACAGCCCCAGGCAACTACCGGTGGTGGTGAAGAACCCGGGAACCGGGACGTTGTCGGTCACGAACATCTCAGTGCTCAGCGGGGACGGAGGTGTGGTGGGGACGAGGCCCTACTCCGTGCTGGACGCGGGAGCGTTCCAAGTGCCCGCCCAGGATGGAGGTGTCCTCCAAGTGCAATTCCATCCTCAGGACGGTGGGTTGTACGAAGGGATTCTCCGGCTGAAGACGAATGCGCCAGGGCAGGGACAGGTCGATGTCCGGCTGACGGGTGAGGGAGTACGCCCACTGATAGCGGTTGATCCGAGTCCGGTGGCGTTTGGGGAACAGACGGTGAACTGGGAGAGGGACATCTCGGTTCAGGTGAGGAACGACGGAACGGGCAAGTTGGTGGTCAGCAAGATAGCGATTGACGCGGGGACGGGAGCCACCCCCTACACCGTGGATGCCCAGACGCTCGAGGTGCCGAAGGGAGAAGCGAAGGACATCCATGTGAGGTTTAAGCCCATCGACGGAGGTTTTGTCGAGAACCAGCTCATCTTCACCACCAACAAAGAAGGAACGCCCAACACCACGGTTCTGCTGAGAGGAACGGGTGTGAGTCCGAAGCGGGTGATGGACGAAGGGCCGCTCGAGTTCGGTGAAGTGCAGTTGCAGGCATACAAGGACCTTCCGGTGACGGTGAGGGCAGGAGGGACAGGGACGTTGATCCTCACCGGGGTGGCGGTCACCTTGGCGGATGGAGGAGTGGCGCCCTACACGGTGGACCTGGACGGAGGGGCTCACACCGTGCCGGCCGGTAGCAGCGGGCTGACCATGAACGTGAAGTTCTCTCCGACGGCAATGGGAGGGGCCTCAGGGATTCTGAAGTTCAAGACGAATGAGGAGAGTGATCGCGACGTGGAGGTGCCCTTGGAGGGCACCGGTGTGCAGTCCCAGGTGCTGGTGGAGCCTTCGGCGCTGGCATTCCAAGAGCAGACGGTGAACAGCCCCAGGCAACTACCGGTGGTGGTGAAGAACCCGGGAACCGGGACGTTGTCGGTCACGAACATCTCAGTGCTCAGCGGGGACGGAGGTGTGGTGGGGACGAGGCCCTACTCCGTGCTGGACGCGGGAGCGTTCCAAGTGCCCGCCCAGGATGGAGGTGTCCTCCAAGTGCAATTCCATCCTCAGGACGGTGGGTTGTACGAAGGGATTCTCCGGCTGAAGACGAATGCGCCAGGGCAGGGACAGGTCGATGTCCGGCTGACGGGTGAGGGAGTACGCCCACTGATAGCGGTTGATCCGAGTCCGGTGGCGTTTGGGGAACAGACGGTGAACTGGGAGAGGGACATCTCGGTTCAGGTGAGGAACGACGGAACGGGCAAGTTGGTGGTCAGCAAGATAGCGATTGACGCGGGGACGGGAGCCACCCCCTACACCGTGGATGCCCAGACGCTCGAGGTGCCGAAGGGAGAAGCGAAGGACATCCATGTGAGGTTTAAGCCCATCGACGGAGGTTTTGTCGAGAACCAGCTCATCTTCACCACCAACAAAGAAGGAACGCCCAACACCACGGTTCTGCTGAGAGGAACGGGTGTGAGTCCGAAGCGGGTGATGGACGAAGGACCGCTCGAGTTCGGCGAAGTGCAGTTGCAGGCATACAAGGACCTTCCGGTGACGGTGAAGGCAGGGGGGACAGGGACGTTGATCCTCACCGGGGTGGCGGTCACCTTGGCGGATGGAGGAGTGGCGCCCTACACGGTGGACCTGGACGGAGGGGCTCACACCGTGCCGGCCGGTAGCAGTGGGCTGACCATGAACGTGAAGTTCTCTCCGACGGCAATGGGAGGGGCCTCAGGGATTCTGAAGTTCAAGACGAATGAGGAGAGTGATCGCGACGTGGAGGTGCCCTTGGAGGGCACCGGTGTGCAGTCCCAGGTGCTGGTGGAGCCTTCGGCGCTGGCATTCCAAGAGCAGACGGTGAACAGCCCCAGGCAACTACCGGTGGTGGTGAAGAACCCGGGAACCGGGACGTTGTCGGTCACGAACATCTCAGTGCTCAGCGGGGACGGAGGTGTGGTGGGGACGAGGCCCTACTCCGTGCTGGACGCGGGAGCGTTCCAAGTGCCCGCCCAGGATGGAGGTGTCCTCCAAGTGCAATTCCATCCTCAGGATGGAGGGTTGTACGAAGGGATCCTCCGGCTGAAGACAAATGCGCCAGGGCAGGGACAGGTCGATGTCCGGCTGACGGGTGAGGGAGTACGCCCACTGATAGCGGTTGATCCGAGTCCGGTGGCGTTTGGGGAACAGACGGTGAACCGGGGGAGAGACATCTCGGTTCAGGTGAGGAACGACGGAACGGGCAAGTTGGTGGTCAGCAAGATAGCGATTGACGCGGGGACGGGAGTCAGCCCCTACACCGTGGATGCCCAGACGCTCGAGGTGCCGAAAGGAGGATCGAGGGACATCCATGTGAGGTTTGAGCCCACCGACGGAGGTTTTGTCGAGAACCAACTCATCTTCACCACCAACAAAGAAGGAACGCCCAACACCACGGTTCTGCTGAGGGGAACAGGGATAAGTCCGCAGCGGGTGATGGACGGAGGGCCGCTCGAATTCGGCCCTGTGAGGGTTAGTTCGACGCGGAGCTTGCCGGTGACGGTGAAGGCAGGGGGGACAGGGACGTTGATCCTCACCGGGGTGGCGGTCACCTTGGTGGATGGAGGAGTGGCGCCCTACACGGTGGATCTGGACGGAGGGGCTCACAACGTGCCGGCCGGTAGCGGAGGGCTGACCATGAACGTGAGGTTCTCCCCCACGGCAAAGGGAGATGTGCCGGGCTTCTTGAAGTTCCAGACGAATGAGGAGAGTGATCGCAACGTGGAGGTGCCCTTGGTGGGCAATGGGGTCACCCTATTGTCCGCGAACACCGATGGGGGAATCCTCGAATTTGGTCCCGTCCCCAAGGGTGGCAAAGGGAGCATCGTTGTCTCGCTGGAAAATACCAGCAATCTCCCCATCACGTTGTCTCAGCCCTCGTTGAGCCCGCCATTCAGTTTCGAAATTGGCTCCTTGGTGATCAACAAGGGGACCCAAACCTTCAAGGTCCATTTTTCGCCGGAGGTAGATCAGGAGTTTTCGCAGCAGCTCATCTTGGAGAGCGATGCCGACAACAGCCCTCTGACCTGGGAACTCAAAGGCAGGGGAATCGTGGCGCGGGCGCACTTGTCGCACTCTTCTAGCGACGCTGGAATCAGCAGTTATGACTTCGGTGCGGTGCGGGCGGGTGATGGAGATGGGGGCACGGGCAGTACCGTTCAGCAAACATTCAGGCTCTCCAACACGGGAGAAGCGGCACTCACCATCAGCCAGCCTCCCTTCATTCCAGGGGATGGAGGAGTCTTTAGTTACCTGGGGGCTTCTGGGGTGACCATTCCTCCAGGACAAGGTTTCAATTTCGAAGTCTCATTCACGCCCAAAGCAGAGCAGTCTTACAGCGCAGAGCTCGTCATCAACTCGAACGCTGATAACAGCCCGACCAAGTTGTTCCTGCAGGGGGTGGGTTCTTCGTCCAAGCTGATGGTCTCCCGCCCGGATATCCCCTTCGGGGACGTGCGGGTGGGTTCCGAGAGTGCCAAGGCTCCCGTGACCATCACCAACTCGGGCTTGGCGCCCGCGTTCATCCAGAGCATCCCGATCCAAGGCCCCTTCCGGGTGATGTGCGCTCCAGCGGATGGAGGCTCTGATGGTGGACTGGGATGCGATCTGCCCAGACAGGTCACTTCCGGGCAGCCCTTCACGTTCTACGTCTCGTTCAAGCCGTCCCAGCCTGGAGAGGTCGATGGGGGGCAACTCACCATCACCAACGACCTGAATGCCAGCCTCAAGGTGTCCCTCACGGGAAAGGGCACGGTTGCCTCGATGAATGTGGTCCCATCGCAGCTCACCTTCGGATCGCAGGTGGTGTCCAGCGATGGAGGAAGCCAGACGGTGACCATTTACAACAATGGCATCGCCGATCTTTCGATCTCGCGCATCGATTTCGTCGACAAGTCCGTGTTCAAGATTGATCCCCCCGAAGCAGCCCCCTCGGAAGGCTCACCCTTGGTCATTGGAGGCGGTACCAATAAGACGTTGAACGTGCTCTTCGTGCCGAAAAACATTGGACCTGTCTTGGAGGCCAATGGGATGTCCATCGTCAGCGATGCGTTCGCGAACGCGACTGCCAGCGTGGGCTTGTCGGGAACAGGCATCGATGGCCAGTTGGTCATGGTGGATGCCGGCGTCATCTCCTTTTCCGAAGTGGAGGTCGGAGGCTCTCCTGGCCAGAAATCCGTGACACTGCAGAACATGGGCGGGCACAGGGTGGTGATCCAAAAGGTGGTGAAGCCTTCCAACGCGCCATTCGACGTGCTGGGCTTGGAGGGCGTCGCGGATGGGGGAACGGTGGTCTTGAACCCTCTGGAGTCCAGGGTGGTGACCATCTCCTTCAATCCCCAGTCCCGTGGTTATTCCGTCGCTTCCGCGACGATCGAGACAGATGCCGTCGTCAGCAAGATCCTCAACCTGTCGATGGATGGCACGGGGGTCGGGGCGGCCATGGGGGCCCTGCCCGAGAGCCTCAAGTTTGGCCGGGCGAATGTCGGTGAGTTCGCCACCAAGGAGTTCTCCATCACAAACGTGGGGGAGCGGAACCTGAATGTCTTCGACATCATCATTGAGGCCGCGGCCCCAGATGGTGGGTCTGCGCCTGACGCGGGAGCGGACGGAGGTTCGTTCCTGGCGTTCACACTCGACGAGTCCGATGGAGGCTCCCCGCCGTTTGTCGTCAGGGACGGTGGCAGCGCCCGGGTTCGTCTGAAGTTCAGCCCGCAGGAGCTTGGGCCTCACACGGCTCAGGCCGTCATCCAGGCAAGCGTCAAGAACGGTCAGGATCACTGGAGAATCCCCCTGGAAGGAGAAGGGACTTCGCCCAGCATGCTCCTGAGCCCCGATGGGGGGGTCTTGAACTGTGGAAGCACGCCGGTGGATCAGCCCTCCGCCCCGGTCTCCCTCACCATCAGCAACAGCGCCCAGAGCACGGGCACACTGGTCGTGGACAAGGTGTCCCTGGCAGGAGCGGACAGCACGTTCTTCAAGACGTCGGCGTCCACGAAGTCTATCACGCTGGCGCCGGGGGCCTCCGAGCAGGTGCTGGTCTGGTTGGAGCCGGGGGGACAAGAGCGGGCGTTCTCGGCCCAGCTCATGATCTCATCGAATGACCTGAGCAAGCCGAACGAGAAGGTGCTGCTCTTTGGACAGGGAGGCCTTTCGAAGATCGACTCGCCTGCGCGCCTGGACTTCGGTCAACAGTTGCTCAGGCATGTGTCGGCTCGGCGGATGGTCAGCATCGTCAACAACAACACCTCGGCGGTGACCCTGGCCGATGTGTTGATCCAGGGAGAGGGCGCTTCTCAGTTCACGTTTGCTCGGGAACTGCCGCGCTTCCCCCATACCCTGTATGATGTCTCGGCCCGGGCGGCGGATGGAGGGGTTGCCCTCAATCAGCTTGATCTGGAATTGACCTTTACCCCGGTCGCGGAGAAGGTGATGCCCGCGCAGCTGAAGCTCCGCTTCAGTTCTCCCGTGCTCGAGCGCACCGTGGATTTGTTGGGGCAGGGAATTCCCTCTGTTCTTTCCCTCAGCCCGACAGCGTTGGAGTTTGACGTGGTTCGCGCGGGGAGGAGCGGCGAGGCGCAGTCCAAGACGCTGACCGTCCTCAACGTGAGCAGCGACCCGATCATCCTGGATGAGTTGGGGGTCCAGCGCAAAGTCGGAGAGCCCTTCCAGATCGAAGTGCCGGGAGCCAACGGAGGCTGGCCCGATGGAGGCTGGCTTGAGCCGAACAAATCCGTCCCCGTGAAGGTGACGTATGATCCCAAGGTGGAAACGGTGTCCGAGACCACCTTGGTCTTTGGAACCACGACGCCGGTGGATCCCAGGGCGGTGAACGTTCTCTTGAAGGGCAGTGCCACCAAGCTCGTGTTGCGCGTCGAGCCTGGGAGCTTGGAGTTTGGCCGGGTGGACATGGGGGCAAGGCAGCAGGAGCCGAAGGTGGTCACCATCACCAACGCCTCTTCCTCTCCACAGCTGGCGATCGTTGCGCTGCGCGACAACACGGGGACGTCTTTTGTGCTGGACACCTCGGAGCTGGTC
- a CDS encoding OmpA family protein: MSLPFIAQVTMAATLLAGSLASAQSTAQLPSFDLERLETNVGRGTLLVGNGELMVPGGLSISLLGHYQRLPLEVDDGEQQLAVVRDRATALLSASYGVLPWLEMGVQVPFVLWQQGEDPTNVGLARLTAQGLGTPLIQARLGLLSRNYRQPVDLSADLGVGLPVGAGDALAGDTGPRFQVRMVAGTTIGWLHPSLEAGVLFRPAILLATPQGADQPGARSEIRLGAGLTTTGKGFRGELGLRATLSPQVSVDLLGGVRFPLLVGLETFILGGPGLGGAPGSPSLRLLAGVSFRSEPPPRLSFIDEQADRELQLSLADQRRPPSEKRVREVSTWEFNALSREDPKVVLAEEDAPPEAPRPYQPTSQERLLLRGDVHFVKGSSELPGVVPLLDQVILQWSGQARRSAIIIEGHADSEGTDTSEMFMSLRRAQAVRRYLIDQGIPGTKVRIRGLGADWPVSSKPATEQEHQLNRRAEVLVLMEAEAPVTTQTPSP; encoded by the coding sequence ATGAGTCTACCTTTTATTGCCCAGGTAACAATGGCCGCGACATTGCTCGCTGGCTCGCTGGCATCCGCACAATCCACCGCGCAGCTGCCCAGCTTCGACCTGGAGCGGCTGGAAACGAACGTGGGCCGCGGAACCTTACTGGTCGGCAACGGTGAACTCATGGTTCCGGGGGGCCTGAGCATCAGCCTGTTGGGACACTACCAGCGATTGCCCCTGGAAGTAGACGATGGCGAGCAGCAACTCGCCGTGGTCAGGGATCGGGCCACGGCACTGCTGTCGGCCAGCTACGGCGTCCTGCCCTGGCTCGAGATGGGCGTCCAAGTCCCCTTTGTCCTCTGGCAGCAAGGAGAAGATCCCACCAACGTGGGCCTCGCCCGATTGACCGCTCAGGGGTTGGGCACACCGCTGATACAAGCCCGGCTAGGGCTCCTTTCCAGGAACTATCGGCAACCCGTGGATCTTTCCGCAGACCTGGGAGTGGGTCTGCCCGTGGGTGCTGGGGACGCCCTGGCGGGTGATACAGGGCCTCGATTTCAAGTCCGGATGGTCGCAGGGACCACCATCGGATGGCTTCACCCGTCCCTGGAGGCGGGTGTGCTCTTCCGCCCGGCCATTCTTCTGGCCACCCCCCAAGGGGCGGATCAGCCCGGAGCACGCTCGGAGATCCGCCTGGGCGCCGGGTTGACCACCACGGGCAAGGGATTTCGGGGGGAACTGGGACTCCGGGCCACCCTTTCTCCCCAGGTTTCAGTGGATCTCCTGGGCGGCGTGCGGTTTCCCCTGCTGGTCGGGCTGGAGACCTTCATCCTGGGAGGCCCGGGATTGGGCGGGGCGCCCGGAAGCCCCAGCCTCCGCTTGCTGGCCGGCGTCTCGTTCCGAAGCGAACCCCCCCCCAGGCTCTCCTTCATCGATGAACAAGCGGATCGAGAGCTTCAGCTGTCGCTGGCCGACCAGAGACGCCCTCCTTCCGAGAAGCGGGTCCGTGAGGTCAGTACCTGGGAGTTCAACGCGCTCTCCCGCGAGGATCCGAAGGTGGTCCTGGCCGAGGAAGATGCTCCCCCCGAGGCTCCCCGGCCCTACCAGCCCACCTCGCAGGAGCGGCTACTGCTCCGGGGAGATGTTCACTTCGTGAAGGGCAGCTCGGAACTGCCAGGGGTGGTGCCCCTGCTGGATCAGGTCATCCTCCAGTGGTCTGGGCAGGCCAGGCGGAGCGCCATCATCATCGAGGGGCACGCGGACAGTGAAGGCACCGACACCTCCGAGATGTTCATGTCGTTGCGGCGAGCCCAAGCGGTGCGGCGCTACCTGATCGATCAGGGCATTCCAGGGACGAAGGTGCGCATCCGCGGCCTTGGCGCAGACTGGCCCGTGAGCTCCAAACCCGCCACCGAGCAGGAGCACCAGCTCAACCGGCGCGCCGAGGTGCTCGTTCTCATGGAAGCCGAGGCGCCTGTCACCACCCAGACGCCCAGCCCCTGA